A genomic region of Christiangramia sp. OXR-203 contains the following coding sequences:
- the ppk1 gene encoding polyphosphate kinase 1 — MSQPNENRFRHRDLNWLSFNERVLQEAADKINPLYDRMKFLAIFSSNLDEYFRVRVSQLRQMKRVKKSIRKKLALKPSRITKQIIEEVKKQQNQFGDIYKKQIIPELAANNIFLLEADHYDQKQKAFAEDYFKENIQQHLDPILVNLNEENELFLKNSILYFLVTFKDENKLAIVNIPVEECGRFVTFKDEADKHQITYLDEILRHQLFKIFPESDITGIYEIKLSRDAELYIDDIYEGVLAEKIYESLKQRTDGQPTRLLYDASMPDPVHRKIRKLLELGKIDMMPGGKYHNFKDFFTFPDPSSNSDLHFKKLPPLPHKTLEKSNDYFKSILEKDQALHFPFMSFDYVEKFVEQAAADDQVTDISISLYRVADESKLTNSLMQALENGKSVTVFVEAKARFDEENNISWGRKFEEKGAHVIYSFPKVKVHSKIMLVKRQEKGETVRYAYIGTGNFNAETSEIYCDHAIFTANKLITKELDRLFKVLEGELIIPREKNLLISPFSTRQEFTKLIYNEIENARDGKKAKITAKMNSLEDDEMIELLYRASEAGVEIRMLIRGFTCLIPGVEGMSENIYITSVVDRFLEHGRIYLFENGGDEKMFYGSADWMSRNLDRRIEVISPVLDEDIFNEFKDILHLQLRDNVKARIQDKDETNTYVQKEDNEETVRSQYAIYDYLKEKHSND; from the coding sequence ATGTCGCAACCTAATGAAAACCGTTTTAGACACCGAGATCTAAACTGGTTGAGTTTTAACGAAAGGGTTCTACAGGAGGCTGCAGATAAAATTAATCCTCTTTACGACAGAATGAAATTCCTGGCAATTTTTTCTTCCAACCTGGATGAGTATTTCCGTGTACGTGTTTCTCAACTCCGCCAAATGAAACGGGTGAAGAAAAGTATCAGGAAAAAACTAGCCCTCAAACCTTCAAGGATCACTAAGCAGATCATCGAAGAAGTTAAAAAGCAACAAAATCAGTTTGGTGATATCTATAAAAAACAGATCATTCCGGAACTAGCGGCGAACAATATATTCTTACTGGAGGCAGATCATTACGATCAAAAGCAAAAGGCCTTTGCTGAAGATTATTTTAAGGAGAACATTCAGCAACATTTAGATCCAATACTTGTTAATCTGAATGAAGAAAATGAGCTATTTTTAAAAAATTCTATCCTTTATTTTCTGGTTACTTTTAAAGATGAAAATAAATTAGCCATTGTTAATATACCGGTAGAAGAATGTGGCCGATTCGTAACTTTTAAGGATGAAGCAGATAAACATCAGATCACTTATTTAGATGAAATTTTAAGACATCAACTGTTTAAAATTTTTCCTGAAAGCGATATTACAGGAATTTATGAAATCAAATTATCCCGTGATGCTGAATTATATATTGACGATATATATGAAGGCGTACTGGCAGAAAAGATCTATGAATCTTTAAAGCAAAGAACAGATGGACAGCCTACGAGATTACTTTATGATGCAAGCATGCCCGATCCTGTTCATAGAAAAATCAGGAAACTTCTGGAATTAGGGAAGATCGATATGATGCCGGGAGGTAAATATCATAATTTTAAAGACTTCTTTACTTTTCCTGACCCAAGTAGCAATAGCGATCTTCATTTTAAAAAGCTACCACCTCTACCCCATAAAACCCTTGAAAAAAGTAATGATTACTTTAAATCTATTTTAGAGAAAGATCAGGCGTTGCATTTTCCTTTTATGTCTTTTGACTATGTAGAGAAATTTGTAGAACAGGCCGCAGCAGATGACCAGGTCACTGATATTAGTATTTCTCTTTATCGGGTAGCCGATGAATCTAAGCTGACTAACTCTCTAATGCAGGCGTTGGAAAACGGTAAAAGTGTTACTGTTTTTGTGGAAGCCAAAGCAAGATTCGATGAGGAAAACAATATTAGCTGGGGAAGAAAATTTGAAGAAAAAGGCGCTCATGTAATCTATTCTTTTCCAAAGGTAAAAGTACATTCCAAGATCATGCTGGTAAAAAGGCAGGAGAAGGGTGAAACTGTACGATATGCTTATATTGGTACGGGAAATTTCAATGCAGAAACCTCTGAAATCTATTGCGATCATGCAATCTTTACAGCAAATAAACTGATCACCAAAGAACTCGACCGCCTATTCAAAGTACTGGAAGGGGAACTAATCATACCAAGAGAAAAGAACCTTTTGATCTCTCCATTTTCTACACGGCAGGAATTCACCAAACTTATCTACAACGAGATCGAAAATGCCAGAGATGGTAAAAAGGCGAAGATTACTGCCAAGATGAACAGCCTTGAAGATGATGAAATGATCGAGTTGTTGTACCGGGCGAGCGAAGCGGGTGTAGAAATTAGAATGCTGATACGCGGATTTACCTGTCTAATTCCAGGAGTTGAAGGGATGAGTGAAAATATTTATATCACCAGTGTAGTTGATCGTTTTCTGGAACACGGTAGAATCTATCTTTTTGAAAATGGTGGTGACGAAAAGATGTTTTATGGGAGTGCAGACTGGATGAGTCGTAATCTTGATCGCAGGATCGAAGTTATTTCTCCAGTGCTGGATGAAGATATTTTCAACGAATTTAAAGATATACTACATCTTCAGTTAAGGGATAATGTGAAAGCTCGTATTCAGGATAAAGACGAAACCAATACCTATGTTCAGAAAGAAGATAACGAGGAGACAGTGCGTTCGCAATATGCGATTTATGACTACTTAAAAGAAAAGCATTCAAATGACTAA
- a CDS encoding nucleoside phosphorylase — MSLKASELILNEDGSIYHLGLLPHEIADTVITVGDPARVERISAYFDKIEITRIKREFCTHTGLLDGKRITVMSTGMGTDNIDIALTELDALANIDLQKKEVKNDLKALEIIRIGTTGSIREDIALDSFLVSELAMGFDGLMYFYESDSFLQANYAEEFVKQTNWSSKKAYPYVVEGSNRLIEKFSSKDTVKGFTATNIGFYGPQGRVLRNSIPEADMNQNIAAFNFNGRSITNLEMETSGIYGMSKLLGHHAVSMNAVLANRATGEFSADPKKLVDNLIKYCLERIVA; from the coding sequence ATGAGTTTAAAAGCTTCAGAATTGATCCTCAATGAGGACGGTTCCATATATCACCTTGGTTTACTACCACACGAAATCGCAGATACAGTAATTACCGTAGGTGACCCGGCGAGAGTAGAAAGAATCAGTGCCTATTTTGATAAGATCGAGATCACGCGAATAAAACGTGAATTCTGTACTCATACTGGTCTTCTGGATGGAAAAAGAATCACCGTAATGTCTACAGGAATGGGAACCGATAATATTGATATCGCTTTAACCGAACTGGATGCGCTGGCAAATATCGATCTGCAGAAGAAAGAAGTTAAGAATGATCTTAAAGCTTTGGAAATTATTAGAATTGGTACCACCGGTTCTATTAGAGAAGATATCGCATTAGATTCATTTCTGGTAAGTGAACTTGCAATGGGCTTTGATGGTCTTATGTATTTCTATGAAAGTGATAGTTTTTTACAGGCTAATTATGCTGAAGAATTTGTAAAGCAAACGAACTGGTCTTCTAAAAAAGCATATCCATATGTAGTCGAAGGAAGCAATCGACTCATCGAGAAATTCTCATCTAAAGATACTGTCAAAGGTTTTACTGCTACGAATATTGGTTTCTATGGACCACAGGGAAGAGTGCTTCGAAACTCCATTCCTGAGGCAGATATGAACCAAAATATCGCCGCCTTCAATTTTAACGGAAGGTCTATTACCAATCTTGAGATGGAAACTTCAGGAATTTACGGGATGTCCAAATTACTGGGACATCATGCAGTTTCTATGAACGCCGTATTGGCGAACAGAGCTACCGGAGAATTTTCAGCAGATCCTAAAAAACTTGTGGATAATCTTATTAAATACTGTCTTGAACGGATCGTTGCTTAG